The window CTCTTGGCCGCCTCGGTCCATTCTTTGAAGTAGTCCCCCGATGTGGCCCGCAGCAACAAATCGATGTGCGTCGTGAACGCAAACTCCGGGTGTGGGTTCCATATCAATTTGTATTGTTCGGTTCGAATGCTGCGACTCAGATAAACGTTCATCATCTTGTCGCCGCTGTGCGTCGCGAAGATTCGCTCGCGGTGGTCCTTGGACGCATCACGCAACACTCCCGCGAATGACTTCCCGTCAATGCCTTCGGGCACTTCACCACCACCGACCTCTATCAAGGTCGGCCAGATGTCGATCCAACTGACCATCGCATCGGTGTGTGATCCCGCCTCGATCACTCCGGTACGAGAAACGATGAGCGGGACGCGGATGCCTTCTTCGTAGAGCGTCCATTTACCGAACGGGAACTGCGCTCCGTGGTCGCTTGAAAAGAGAAACAGACGATCACCGGACAGGTGTTCGTCGACCAATTGCCGCAGTTCACTCAGGTAAGCGTCCAAGTCTTTGACCTCTTGCAGGTAGCGAGATCGTTGGACCCGGGTTTGCGGTGTGTCGAGCAACTTCTCAGGCAGCGACATGGATTCCGGGTCCACGGTGGATTCACTCGGCCACGGAACGTGCGGGTTAGAAACTCCGACGAACAATGCCAATGGACGCGAGTCATCGCGATTTTCCAGGAAGGCTCGCACGTTCTTGCGAACCGCAGGAATGTCCTGCGCTCGGTCATGCGTGTCGAACTGATAGTCTGGTGCACTGCGGGAATGAGCCACCTTTCCGAACGCAACCGTCTGGTAGCCGAGTTCATTCAAGACGACCGGCAGTTTCAACACATCCTCGTGCGGGTACGTGTGATTTTCCTCCGCGCCATTTCGTGCGGGCATCAAGCCCGTCAAGAGCGCAGCCCGACTGGGGGCGCACGATGGGCTGGCGACGAAGGCACGATCGAACGTCATGCCTTCGGCGGCCAATTGATCAATTGCTGGCGTTTCAATGTTGGTGCCGCCATACAATGCCAAGTCCGAGGCGGACAAATCATCCGCTAGATAGACCACG of the Rhodopirellula baltica SH 1 genome contains:
- a CDS encoding sulfatase family protein, yielding MSRITNGLIGLAITVFFGAALATAKETERQPDIVVYLADDLSASDLALYGGTNIETPAIDQLAAEGMTFDRAFVASPSCAPSRAALLTGLMPARNGAEENHTYPHEDVLKLPVVLNELGYQTVAFGKVAHSRSAPDYQFDTHDRAQDIPAVRKNVRAFLENRDDSRPLALFVGVSNPHVPWPSESTVDPESMSLPEKLLDTPQTRVQRSRYLQEVKDLDAYLSELRQLVDEHLSGDRLFLFSSDHGAQFPFGKWTLYEEGIRVPLIVSRTGVIEAGSHTDAMVSWIDIWPTLIEVGGGEVPEGIDGKSFAGVLRDASKDHRERIFATHSGDKMMNVYLSRSIRTEQYKLIWNPHPEFAFTTHIDLLLRATSGDYFKEWTEAAKSDAHAAEIVARHHGRPELELFDLTNDPNETKNLADEPELARVRSRLLAELKDWMQTQGDERTVFHEPLLLDAPETWVPRKPKTGR